A single region of the Podospora pseudopauciseta strain CBS 411.78 chromosome 1, whole genome shotgun sequence genome encodes:
- a CDS encoding hypothetical protein (COG:U; EggNog:ENOG503NWA1), producing MGLIGGLSPGGSIALGIIVGLLSTSVQSLGLTLQRKSHILEDEKGPYDVRRPPYRRRRWQLGMGMFIISNVLGSSIQISMLPLPVLSTLQASGLVFNSICATLILGEPFTRWSLWGTLLVCSGAVLIAIFGAIPSPTHTLTELLDLLGRRPFVIWMSFQAVIVIAIAVATEFVSHFTTWMQDTRFRLARGFAYGCISGILSAHSLLVAKSAVELIIRTIVDGDNQFVHWQSWMLVLGLVTLALSQLYYLHRGLKLVSTSVLYPLIFCVYNIIAILDGLIYFRQTDLIGPLRACLIALGTAILLSGVLALSWRLSDEQHTPGVGQSSLAPGLGLVEDTDGEEEEEELLLHSALGDEEEARPLPPPHYSSYQTFKPARTSLETPAEQPPVSPLVMPKRQRPTARSMRTVSNRWTERAEIWDELEDRESPEPIPPALNRRRSTTLPARETIAARQAIRRGVTDFPILGDAPADTEPLLPSSASPRRDFRRRRKSTGFPGFTARRNSSRKTSGGGLQDAVGNLWKMRWWKGSGSRSASTTPVLPTTEDSATWGGGAGESYRDTPVETYRDEESVSRDPRAGRSRSESGARRLVGGQDEPPPPPV from the exons ATGGGGCTTATAGGCGGCTTGTCTCCTGGCGGGAGTATTGCT CTCGGCATTATAGTCGGCCTTCTATCAACCAGTGTTCAGAGCTTGGGTCTCACACTCCAACGAAAATCGCATATTCTCGAAGACGAAAAGGGCCCTTACGATGTTAGGCGCCCGCCCtacaggaggaggaggtggcagCTGGGGATGGGAATGTTTATCATTTCCAACGTGCTGGGGAGCTCTATCCAAATATCAATGCTCCCTCTGCCGGTATTGTCGACATTACAAGCTTCCGGGCTGGTGTTCAACTCGATTTGCGCCACCCTGATACTCGGAGAACCGTTTACGAGGTGGTCATTATGGGGGACGTTATTGGTCTGCAGCGGCGCCGTCTTGATTGCTATATTTGGGGCGATTCCCTCGCCGACACATACGCTTACGGAGCTGCTGGATCTGCTTGGGAGGCGGCCGTTTGTGATTTGGATGTCGTTCCAGGCGGTAATAGTGATTGCTATTGCGGTGGCAACAGAATTCGTCAGCCACTTTACGACATGGATGCAGGATACACGGTTTCGTCTGGCAAGGGGTTTTGCGTATGGATGCATAAGTGGCATACTATCTGCGCACTCGCTCCTGGTTGCCAAGTCAGCTGTGGAGCTCATCATCAGGACAATTGTCGATGGGGACAACCAGTTTGTACACTGGCAGTCGTGGATGTTGGTTCTGGGTCTCGTCACGTTGGCCCTCAGCCAACTCTACTATCTTCATCGGGGGCTTAAGCTGGTCTCGACGTCGGTGCTTTACCCCTTGATTTTCTGCGTCTATAACATTATCGCGATTCTGGACGGCCTGATTTATTTCCGTCAGACAGACCTGATAGGCCCGCTCCGCGCATGTCTCATCGCCCTTGGAACAGCTATTTTACTATCTGGCGTTCTCGCGCTGTCATGGCGCCTCAGCGACGAGCAACATACCCCTGGTGTCGGCCAGTCTTCACTCGCACCTGGTCTTGGCCTTGTGGAGGACACggacggcgaggaagaggaggaagagctccTGCTTCACTCTGCACttggggatgaggaagaagcccGGCCGCTACCGCCACCACATTACAGCAGCTACCAAACTTTTAAGCCAGCTCGTACTTCCTTGGAAACCCCTGCTGAACAACCGCCGGTATCACCATTGGTCATGCCAAAACGACAAAGGCCAACGGCACGCTCGATGAGGACAGTCTCCAACCGCTGGACAGAACGAGCGGAGATCTGGGACGAGCTCGAAGACAGAGAGTCACCAGAGCCCATACCCCCTGCTTTGAACAGACGGCGGTCGACTACGCTGCCAGCTAGGGAGACAATCGCTGCCCGTCAAGCGATAAGGAGGGGTGTGACCGACTTTCCCATTCTGGGCGATGCACCAGCAGATACGGAACCATTATTACCCTCGTCAGCCTCGCCAAGGAGGGACTTTAGGCGAAGAAGGAAGTCAACTGGCTTTCCGGGATTTACCGCACGAAGGAACTCATCGAGGAAGACCTCCGGCGGTGGATTACAGGATGCGGTGGGGAACCTGTGGAagatgaggtggtggaaaggcAGCGGCAGTAGGTCTGCTAGTACCACGCCGGTTCTCCCGACGACGGAGGATTCGGCGACTTGGGGCGGTGGGGCAGGAGAATCGTATAGAGATACCCCTGTGGAAACATATAGAGATGAGGAGAGTGTTTCGAGAGATCCAAGAGCTGGGAGAAGTAGATCTGAGTCTGGGGCAAGGAGGCTTGTGGGTGGTCAAGAtgaacctccaccaccgccagtgTAA
- a CDS encoding hypothetical protein (EggNog:ENOG503P667), with protein sequence MSSNIFITSFFKPKVEDPSSPPQQPQIEKPSSSPPPPPPPQSPSPPPPAPPSALRSLSSSPLPPSSALRSSSSSLPPVRKPRDRNEVIKGSDDEEDDSDDSDADAFPDLFTSLPPSAPAPASTLLATPKAKRIAVEACSSPLTINTKHRYDIKALLEHAEKDRKLNESQQRLAAVMAQGSPTRKDRSSFSARPITGVRDAMEAILPDLDSSEDEAKRGRRLLAVKRTEALEVRPEWYFFEEETQVDDGASITARASFPEARATGSWSFLAQEKGRREIIEDGLPYYIQSKQGDLPDDIFLWVLDEALHEKSRKLREEYVRLLGVCPAQAARVMDPDLIFQMFRDLGASKHALAPASQQDQGNWLRKYPYSGRDWTPLQTVLRILSKTADGLSVPSLTQAMVILLRLGIDNIVRDDPGVAQDFQDCLPRIVRAVPREAWNNFCGDVTDSLYSHTHSPALRSLAISSLPFTHPRLNELRRRLALTFLFNEPQRARSRPEETFSIQSVLDLLEYSEHFIIDRHSKEFYNLRAMSEMVAVAVADGCPPQDGTNEAAHRQFNAEVDLLARHVRNMYSQIPDGSAAHSSKWEAKAQLKDFEAMLLRVIRTRAKPVGHIFRSEDEEDQDKKPVNQSSLTEWMLRKKNKAKTEPSTP encoded by the exons ATGTCGAGTAATATCTTTATCACAAGCTTCTTTAAGCCAAAAGTGGAGGATCCATCGagccctccccaacaaccccaaatcgaaaaaccatcatcatcaccaccaccaccaccaccaccacaatcaccatccccgcccccaccagcaccaccctcagcCCTACGCTCACTCTCTTCCTCACCGCTACCGCCTTCTTCAGCACTACGctcatcttcttcgtcaCTGCCACCGGTCAGGAAACCTAGAGACAGGAATGAAGTGATCAAAGGCtcggatgatgaagaggatgattCGGACGACTCAGACGCTGATGCGTTTCCTGACCTTTtcacctctctccctccttcgGCCCCAGCTCCGGCCTCTACCCTGCTAGCAACTCCAAAAGCAAAGAGAATCGCTGTCGAGGCCTGCTCATCACCACTCACAATCAACACAAAGCACAGGTACGACATCAAAGCCTTGCTTGAACATGCAGAGAAGGATCGAAAATTGAATGAGAGCCAGCAGCGGCTTGCTGCTGTCATGGCTCAAGGCTCCCCAACAAGGAAGGACAGATCTTCGTTCAGCGCCAGGCCAATCACTGGCGTTCGCGATGCCATGGAGGCTATTCTCCCGGATCTAGACAgcagtgaggatgaggctaagagagggaggagactTCTCGCTGTTAAAAGGACTGAAGCGCTGGAGGTGAGGCCGGAGTGGTATTTCTTTGAGGAAGAGACTCAGGTCGACGACGGCGCCTCTATTACGGCGAGGGCAAGCTTCCCAGAAGCTAGGGCTACGGGCTCATGGTCATTTTTAGCTCAGGAAAAAGGCAGACGGGAAATAATCGAAGATGGGCTGCCTTATTACATCCAAAGCAAACAGGGCGATCTACCAGATGATATCTTCCTCTGGGTTCTGGATGAAGCCCTTCACGAAAAGTCTAGAAAGCTCCGTGAAGAGTATGTAAGACTTCTTGGAGTCTGTCCAGCGCAGGCAGCGCGGGTCATGGATCCCGACCTTATCTTTCAGATGTTTCGAGACCTTGGAGCCTCCAAACACGCCCTTGCACCAGCTTCtcaacaagatcaaggcAACTGGCTAAGAAAGTACCCCTATTCCGGACGAGACTGGACCCCCTTGCAAACCGTCCTGCGCATTCTATCAAAAACCGCCGACGGCCTCTCagtcccctccctcacccaaGCCATGGttatcctcctccgcctaGGAATAGACAACATCGTCCGCGACGACCCAGGCGTGGCACAAGACTTTCAGGACTGCCTTCCCCGCATAGTCCGAGCCGTCCCCCGGGAAGCCTGGAACAATTTT tgCGGCGACGTAACCGACTCCCTCTACTCCCACACCCATTCCCCAGCCCTCcgctccctcgccatctcctccctccccttcacccacCCACGCCTCAACGaactccgccgccgcctaGCCCTaaccttcctcttcaacgaACCCCAACGCGCCCGCTCCAGACCAGAAGAAACCTTCTCCATCCAGTCCGTCCTCGACCTCCTGGAGTACTCGGAGCACTTCATCATCGACAGGCACAGCAAAGAGTTTTACAACCTCCGTGCCATGTCCGAGATGGTCGCCGTCGCAGTAGCCGACGGTTGCCCCCCACAGGATGGGACAAACGAGGCCGCTCACAGGCAGTTCAACGCCGAAGTAGACCTGCTGGCCCGCCATGTGAGGAACATGTACTCGCAGATTCCAGATGGCAGCGCGGCTCACTCGTCTAAATGGGAGGCCAAGGCGCAGCTCAAGGACTTTGAGGCGATGTTGCTGAGAGTGATCAGGACGAGGGCAAAGCCGGTGGGTCACATTTTCAGgtccgaggacgaggaggatcaGGACAAAAAGCCAGTCAACCAGAGTTCCCTGACGGAGTGGATGCTGAGGAAGAAAAATAAGGCCAAGACTGAGCCGTCGACTCCTTAG
- the VMA4 gene encoding V-ATPase V1 sector subunit E (BUSCO:EOG09264OML; COG:C; EggNog:ENOG503NXSD): MSSIHALSDDQVGQELRKMTAFIKQEAEEKAREIEIKANEEFSMEKGKLVLQETDAIDAAYAKKFKQATMSQQITSSKVANKTRLRVLGARQELLDDIFQAAEKRLSEGTEDKGRYEGILKDLILEGLYAMNEPELQIRARKADYELVKNAIEKAEGEYKEKTGREVKATIDEENEVAEGSAGGVIIVGGNGKIDIDNTLEARLDLLKQSALPAMRKALFGENPNRKFFD, encoded by the exons ATGTCAAGTATTCACGCCTTGTCCGACGACCAG GTCGGACAAGAACTCCGCAAAATGACCGCCTTCATCAAGCAAGAAGCCGAAGAAAAAGCCCGCGAAATCGAAATCAAAGCCAACGAAGAATTCTCCATGGAAAAGGGCAAGCTCGTCCTCCAGGAGACCGACGCCATCGACGCCGCCTACGCCAAAAAGTTCAAGCAGGCCACCATGTCGCAGCAAATCACCAGCTCCAAAGTCGCCAACAAGACCCGTCTCCGCGTCCTGGGTGCCCGTCAGGAGTTGCTCGACGACATCTTCCAGGCGGCCGAGAAGAGGCTGAGCGAGGGGACCGAGGACAAGGGCAGGTACGAGGGCATCCTCAAGGATTTGATTCTGGAGGGGTTATATGCGATGAATGAGCCGGAGCTGCAGATtagggcgaggaaggcggatTATGAGCTGGTCAAGAATGCGATTGagaaggcggagggggagtatAAGGagaagacggggagggaggtcAAGGCGACGATTGATGAGGAGAatgaggttgctgaggggaG CGCCGGTGGTGTGATCATTGTTGGTGGCAACGGCAAGATCGACATTGACAACACTTTGGAGGCCAGGCTGGATCTGCTAAAGCAGAGCGCCCTTCCCGCCATGCGCAAGGCTCTGTTTGGCGAGAACCCCAACCGCAAGTTCTTTGACTAA
- a CDS encoding hypothetical protein (EggNog:ENOG503P1RG; COG:S) yields MVNKVQAAYVVADGLFLLMGIFIIGFSVIVGNIRDEIPENGRQAARNLLYQRFPLTAGIVNAVFIFLTFMVTLPGLATQSRGWLKLGAYMTTFCGLFSMILGLFLWILTLKTREDFAPLYWAQPANVQQLMQAEFNCCGYFNSTSPAFVTDATCSSPAAAALVRGCATPITSFANIFLDNIFTAMFGMVGIDFVFVMATACLLKDRKERERFRHIDEKSGYGRI; encoded by the exons ATGGTGAACAAAGTACAAGCAGCCTACGTGGTGGCAGACGGCCTCTTTCTTCTGATGggcatcttcatcatcggctTCTCAGTAATCGTCGGGAACATCAGGGATGAGATTCCAGAAAACGGGAGGCAGGCGGCCAGAAATCTTCTGTATCAGAGGTTTCCCCTCACAGCGGGCATCGTGAATGCGGTCTTCATTTTCCTCACATTTATGGTCACCCTACCGGGACTGGCGACGCAGTCTCGCGGGTGGCTCAAGCTGGGCGCTTACATGACGACGTTTTGCGGGCTCTTCAGCATGATTCTTGGGTTGTTCCTATGGATCTTGACGCTGAAGACAAGAGAGGATTTTGCGCCGCTTTATTGGGCGCAACCGGCGAATGTCCAGCAGCTTATGCAGGCGGAG TTCAACTGCTGCGGTTACTTCAACAGCACCTCCCCCGCGTTCGTCACTGATGCGACCTGTTCCAGCCCAGCGGCCGCGGCTCTCGTGCGCGGCTGTGCCACACCCATCACCTCGTTCGCCAACATCTTCCTCGACAACATCTTCACCGCCATGTTCGGCATGGTCGGTATCGACTTTGTGTTTGTCATGGCGACCGCCTGCCTGCTCAAGGACCgcaaggagagggagaggttcaGGCATATCGATGAGAAGAGCGGGTATGGGAGGATTTGA
- the DNF1 gene encoding phospholipid transporting ATPase (EggNog:ENOG503NWQ9; COG:P) → MASPPMAEEGNDNLGPEISMQRTRWATRKMTVKSGTKKRLSLIGRKQHNRTASEKKRASGGAGSLQQPEEAVPEEAEVDTQSESAHDEGGPAPRQLYFGQPLPRELQDEEGKPARQFTRNKIRTAKYTPLSFIPKNLFFQFHNVANIFFLFIVILVIFPIFGGVNPGLNAVPLIFIICVTAVKDAIEDYRRTILDNELNNAPVHRLLGVENVNVEEDNVSLWRRIKKATSRFFGALWRAIEGLWKKDEHAAEEKSKSVDPRMSIETRTTPWEAVASPMSRNSFVSAREEIQMTPVPSPLPRNHEEAPSTSTAVENEGLLLQALKGDMINPDVPISGKARFHRDAWKSLVVGDFVRIYNDDELPADIIILATSDPDGACYVETKNLDGETNLKVRSALRCGRTLKHARDCERARFVIESEPPQANLYKYNGAIKWQQKVPWDPKGEPREMSEPISIDNMLLRGCNLRNTEWALGIVVFTGHDTKIMMNAGITPSKRARIARELNFNVICNLGILVAICLVAAFVNGVTWAKDDASLAWFEYGSIGSTPELTGFITFWAAVIVFQNLIPISLYISLEIVRTLQAYFIYSDIGMYYDKIDQPCIPKSWNISDDVGQIEYIFSDKTGTLTQNVMEFKKATINGQPYGEAYTEAQAGMNKRMGIDVENEAKVIRAEIAAAKVRALEGLRSLHENPYLHDEDLTFIAPDFVEDLAGKNGREQQEANAHFMLALALCHTVIAEKVPGNPPKMEFKAQSPDEAALVATARDMGFTVLGSANDGINVNVMGEDRHYPVLNTIEFNSSRKRMSAIVRMPDGKIILFCKGADSIIYSRLKKGEQQELRKETAKHLEMFAIEGLRTLCIAQKELSEEEYREWRKEHDLAATALENREDRLEEVADKIERDLTLLGGTAIEDRLQDGVPDTIALLGDAGIKLWVLTGDKVETAINIGFSCNLLHNDMDLLRIQVNEDESGMSSEEDYLAHAEEQLDNGLAKFQMTGSDEELKMAKKDHEPPAATHGLVIDGFTLRWVLSDALKQKFLLLCKQCKSVLCCRVSPAQKAAVVAMVKNGLDVMTLSIGDGANDVAMIQEADVGVGIAGVEGRQAVMSSDYAIGQFRFLQRLVLVHGRWSYRRLAESISNFFYKNMIWTFAIFWFQIYCNFDIAYIYEYTYILMFNLFFTSVPVILMGVLDQDVSDTVSLVVPQLYRRGIERKEWTQTKFWAYMADGVYQSAACFFIPFVFVTLTATAAGNGLDIAERTRLGCYIAHPAVFTINAYILINTYRWDWLTLLAIVISDIFIFFWTGVYTASTYAVTFYQAAPQVYQELTFWMCFIVTPAICLLPRLVVKCIQKQTFPYDVDIIREQAKQGLFDDPQAVATAAAASEGLEGTSTGSLASSGKMSGRSRKSKHAQYASVDEDRRPIYPPSIAATHNTRAQNGSDGTNYIMQNRQSMDLPEAEPVDSIQREITGPGRPSIDRARPSYDRVRRSIDRVRPSFEASNDFTSAARLSRIESSHSAQGLPGQRRFNLTTVRKRGLSAFSKQSIE, encoded by the exons ATGGCTTCTCCACCAATGGCAGAAGAGGGGAACGATAACTTGGGGCCGGAAATATCGATGCAGAGGACACGATGGGCCACCCGGAAGATGACGGTGAAGAGTGGGACGAAGAAGCGTCTATCACTGATAGGCAGGAAACAACACAACCGGACCGCGTCGGAAAAGAAGAGGGCAtctggaggagcaggttCGCTACAGCAGCCCGAGGAGGCTGTCCCAGAAGAAGCAGAGGTCGATACCCAGAGCGAGAGTGCGCACGACGAGGGCGGCCCTGCTCCAAGACAACTTTATTTTGGCCAGCCGTTGCCACGCGAACTCCAAGACGAAGAAGGCAAGCCGGCTCGACAGTTTACGAGAAACAAGATCCGAACGGCCAAGTACACGCCATTATCCTTTATTCCTAAAAACCTTTTCTTTCAATTTCACAATGTCGCCAACATATTCTTCTTGTTCATAGTGATTCTAGTT ATTTTCCCtatttttggtggtgttaATCCTGGACTAAACGCCGTACCCCTAATTTTTATTATCTGCGTTACCGCAGTCAAGGACGCCATCGAAGATTACCGACGGACGATCCTGGATAATGAGCTCAACAATGCCCCCGTTCATCGGTTACTCGGGGTCGAGAATGTGaatgtggaggaggacaaCGTTTCTCTTTGGCGGAGGATAAAGAAGGCAACTTCGCGGTTCTTTGGAGCTCTCTGGCGTGCCATCGAGGGGTTATGGAAGAAGGACGAACAcgctgccgaggagaagTCGAAGTCGGTCGATCCGCGCATGTCGATTGAGACCAGGACGACACCCTGGGAGGCGGTCGCATCACCCATGTCACGAAACTCGTTTGTCTCGGCTCGAGAAGAAATTCAAATGACGCCAGTACCATCGCCGTTGCCACGAAATCATGAAGAGGCTCCCAGCACCTCTACCGCCGTGGAAAATGagggccttcttctccaagcGCTCAAGGGTGATATGATAAACCCAGACGTTCCGATCTCTGGTAAGGCCAGGTTTCACAGGGATGCTTGGAAGAGCTTGGTTGTGGGCGATTTTGTCCGTATCTACAACGACGACGAACTTCCGGCCGATATCATCATTCTCGCGACTTCGGATCCCGATGGTGCATGCTACGTGGAAACCAAGAACCTGGATGGTGAAACCAACTTGAAAGTTCGGTCCGCCCTTCGATGTGGTCGTACTCTGAAGCATGCCCGTGATTGCGAACGAGCTCGGTTCGTGATTGAAAGCGAGCCGCCTCAGGCAAATCTCTACAAGTACAATGGTGCGATCAAGTGGCAGCAAAAGGTACCCTGGGATCCAAAAGGGGAGCCCAGGGAGATGTCGGAACCTATCAGCATCGACAACATGCTTCTCCGCGGATGCAATCTGCGCAATACTGAGTGGGCTCTCGGCATCGTTGTCTTCACCGGCCACGACACCAAGATCATGATGAATGCAGGTATCACGCCCAGTAAGCGGGCCCGCATCGCTCGCGAGCTGAACTTCAACGTCATCTGCAATCTGGGTATTCTCGTGGCGATCTGCTTGGTGGCTGCTTTTGTGAACGGTGTTACCTGGGCCAAGGACGATGCTTCGCTCGCTTGGTTTGAATATGGCTCCATCGGCTCAACGCCGGAACTGACGGGGTTCATCACATTCTGGGCTGCTGTCATCGTCTTCCAGAACTTGATTCCGATTTCCCTGTACATTTCGCTCGAAATTGTACGGACGCTACAGGCCTACTTCATCTACAGCGACATTGGGATGTACTATGATAAGATCGATCAGCCTTGTATCCCCAAGTCCTGGAATATCTCTGATGACGTCGGTCAAATTGAATACATCTTCTCGGACAAGACAGGCACACTCACGCAAAACGTCATGGAGTTCAAGAAAGCCACGATCAACGGTCAACCTTACGGCGAGGCCTACACGGAGGCACAGGCCGGCATGAACAAGCGTATGGGCATCGACGTTGAGAACGAGGCGAAGGTGATCCGGGCCGAGATCGCCGCAGCCAAGGTGAGGGCCCTGGAAGGCCTTCGTTCGCTCCATGAGAACCCGTACCTGCATGACGAGGACTTGACCTTCATTGCCCCTGATTTTGTGGAGGATCTCGCTGGTAAGAACGGCAGGGAACAGCAAGAGGCAAACGCGCATTTCATGCTGGCCCTTGCTCTCTGTCACACAGTGATCGCGGAGAAGGTTCCCGGCAACCCTCCTAAGATGGAATTCAAGGCTCAATCTCCAGATGAGGCTGCCCTGGTGGCAACCGCCCGCGATATGGGTTTCACAGTCCTCGGCTCCGCCAACGATGGGATCAACGTCAACGTCATGGGCGAGGACAGGCATTACCCGGTTCTCAACACCATCGAATTCAACTCTAGCAGAAAGAGGATGAGCGCAATCGTGAGGATGCCCGACGGCAAGATCATCTTGTTCTGCAAGGGTGCCGACAGCATCATTTACTCGCGTCTCAAGAAAGGAGAACAGCAGGAACTTCGCAAGGAAACCGCCAAACATCTCGAGATGTTCGCCATCGAGGGTCTCCGTACTTTGTGCATTGCACAAAAGGAGCTCTCCGAGGAAGAATACCGCGAGTGGCGAAAGGAGCACGACCTTGCCGCCACCGCGCTGGAAAACCGCGAGGACAGGCtcgaggaggttgctgaTAAGATCGAGCGTGACTTGACCCTGCTGGGCGGCACGGCTATTGAAGACAGACTTCAGGACGGTGTCCCTGACACCATCGCTCTTCTCGGCGATGCCGGCATCAAGCTCTGGGTCCTGACTGGCGACAAGGTCGAAACGGCCATCAACATCGGTTTCTCTTGCAACCTCTTGCACAACGACATGGACCTTCTTCGCATCCAGGTTAACGAGGATGAAAGTGGCATGTCTTCGGAAGAGGATTATCTGGCGCACGCTGAAGAACAACTCGACAACGGTTTGGCCAAGTTTCAGATGACTGGCAGTGACGAAGAGCTTAAGATGGCTAAGAAGGACCACGAACCCCCGGCCGCTACTCACGGTCTCGTCATCGACGGTTTCACCCTCCGCTGGGTGCTCAGCGATGCTCTGAAGCAGAAGTTCTTGCTCTTGTGCAAGCAGTGCAAGTCAGTTCTCTGCTGCCGTGTCAGTCCCGCCCAAAAAGCCGCCGTGGTTGCCATGGTCAAGAATGGTCTCGATGTCATGACCCTGTCgattggtgatggtgccaaCGATGTGGCCATGATCCAGGAAGCCGACGTTGGTGTCGGTATTGCTGGTGTCGAAGGTCGTCAAGCCGTCATGTCTTCGGATTATGCCATTGGACAGTTCCGCTTCTTGCAGaggcttgttcttgttcaCGGCCGATGGTCCTACCGGCGCTTGGCAGAGTCGATTAGCAACTTCTTCTACAAGAACATGATTTGGACCTTTGCCATTTTCTGGTTCCAAATCTACTGCAACTTCGACATCGCTTACATCTACGAGTATACCTATATCCTAATGTTCaatctcttcttcacctcggTGCCGGTCATTCTCATGGGTGTGTTGGACCAGGATGTGTCGGACACTGTGTCGTTGGTGGTGCCTCAGCTCTATCGACGTGGCATTGAGCGCAAGGAATGGACACAGACCAAGTTCTG GGCATATATGGCTGATGGTGTCTACCAGTCCGCCGCTTGTTTCTTCATCCCATTCGTGTTCGTCACCTTGACGGCCACAGCAGCCGGCAACGGACTGGACATCGCAGAGCGCACCCGTCTTGGGTGCTACATTGCCCACCCGGCCGTCTTCACGATCAATGCCTACATTCTCATCAACACCTACCGATGGGATTGGCTGACATTGCTCGCCATAGTAATCAGCgacatcttcatcttcttctggaCTGGAGTGTACACGGCTAGTACCTACGCTGTCACGTTCTACCAAGCCGCCCCCCAGGTTTACCAGGAGTTGACCTTTTGGATGTGTTTCATTGTCACGCCGGCTATTTGCTTGCTTCCGCGTCTCGTGGTCAAATGCATTCAGAAGCAGACGTTCCCTTACGATGTGGACATCATTCGGGAGCAGGCCAAGCAGGGCTTGTTCGATGACCCGCAGGCTGTTGCGACTGCAGCTGCCGCGTCCGAGGGTCTCGAGGGTACCTCTACGGGCTCTTTAGCCTCTTCGGGCAAGATGTCGGGCAGAAGCCGCAAGTCTAAGCACGCTCAATATGCAAGCGTGGACGAAGACAGGCGGCCTATCTATCCTCCCTCCATCGCAGCCACGCACAACACACGCGCACAGAACGGCAGCGATGGCACCAACTACATCATGCAAAACCGGCAGTCCATGGATCTCCCTGAGGCCGAGCCGGTTGACAGCATTCAAAGAGAAATTACCGGACCTGGCCGGCCCTCGATAGACCGTGCCAGGCCGTCGTATGACCGAGTGAGGCGATCCATAGATCGGGTCCGTCCCAGCTTCGAGGCCAGTAACGACTTCACCTCGGCGGCGCGGCTCAGTAGGATTGAGTCGAGCCATTCGGCTCAAGGACTGCCGGGGCAGCGAAGGTTCAACCTGACCACGGTCAGGAAACGAGGGTTATCGGCATTCTCCAAGCAAAGCATTGAATGA